In the Arachis hypogaea cultivar Tifrunner chromosome 20, arahy.Tifrunner.gnm2.J5K5, whole genome shotgun sequence genome, ACGAAACCATTTTTCTTGAACACATTTCAGATATATAACTCCATAAACATCAAACTAGCAAGGAGAAAACAAAACAATGTTCAATCAGGACCATACATAGTAGAAGCATACAATTAGAAGCAATCATCTAAAATCCAAATATCCCCTTATTCAATCTAGCCACACAAATTGTTCCTGAAAACCAGTAGCTGCTGAATATACTCCTTAATTTGTTGTCATCATTTCAAAAGCCTTAACCTCTCCATTCAAGTATCATATATTTCATAAAAATCTCTTGAAATAACTATCTTCTTTCACAAACATCACATTTTGCAAAAATCATCAGAATTCAGCAACAATAGAAAAATCATAGAACATAATCACAATAATTCCGTGACAGAAAAACCATGTCCAACAACACAATACTATAATAAAACTAGATCATCAAATTAGAAAAGTTCAAACAAACTTCTAAATCGTAAAGATCTTCGATCCATCTAACAAGTCACCCAAATAATTCTCTATCCCTAAACAGATAAAATCACCAGTTCGCCAAACAACAATAACACTCCATTATATGTTCATCACAAAGTTCTTCTCCTTGAAAAATtgaataacaatttttttaaaattcttaatttgAAACAAAAGGATCACAAGCAACTCAAAATTTAGTCATAACTTCAAAGAttatcaacataaaagaaaaattcaaatatcGCTTATCAAGTCCAAAACAAAGCATCTCGTTTAGTAACTCAATGAATTCatgcaatccaaaatttcaaatacAGCTCTATAAAGGAATTAGATAGTAATTCACAGCAAACACCGATCGGATCTTCTAAGTAATTCATGAAATATTGACATCAGGAATCATAGAGAACAACACAAAGACGAAAAAGATTAAAGCATGCATTCACAAAATCGGGAAAGGTTAGAACTAGCTACAAGGCAGGAATCGCGAACCGGAACCGAAACTGAAACTATTGCAAAAGCACGTTCGAGAAAATCTAGCAAAGGATAGGGCAAGATTGGGTACAAAAGGACAAGAGTAGTAAGAAGTGGCAGAGGACAGATGATCACAGTAATCAGAAGACAACAATGACATAGAAGATAAAGAGGACATTCCTATAAGCCTTTGATAGTGCCACAATTTGTACAAATAGGCGcacttctatttatacaattgtgatcctaccataggacacttgctccatattacacagattaaacctaagctggactcccttaggggggtggattgtaaggcccacatcggttggggaggggaacgaagcatgccttataagggtgtggatacctctccctagcatgacgcgttttgacgagtgagtgtggggggcttcggctatcatccctatcgtcaaaggcaaaaccgtgaggccttgtgtgccaaagcggacaatatcgtgctagcgggtggtctgggctgttacactgTCCAACCTCTTCATTTGACCCAGTTACCTCATACTCGGTCACCTACATGCAATAGCACCAACATAATTTATAACCACCCAAGGACCTCTAGAAATATATTAACTAGCGTAAGACAACCACATATACAATAACCATAGTGTAAACATAAACCGTAACTAACATATATCCAATAATACTAGTTTAACCTTTGTGGTGTTCCTGCCGGTACATGCGGCACCAACGTGAGCATCGCCAGCATCCATCCGCATGGTACGAGCCCTTTTTACCTTATTTTTCGTGCTGCATACAGGACATGTTCGTTTGGTATGACCCGGCAACTTACATGCCGTACACTTCCTCCTGTTCTGGTTTTGTTTGCGCACCCTAGGTGCACCCTTGGTTCGCACAACATCAGGATCACAGAGTTTGGCGGCCGTGACGTCACCCTTGTCATCACCCTTTTTGGAGAACATCTCCTCCAGTTTAGCACGTAGCTCCTGTAGCCCCTTCATCGCCTCCGTGAATAGACCGAATTGTTGTGCCCCAAGAAAAAACAACCAATGAGACGCGGAATGCAATGCCCCATGACGAAGCAAAAACTCCTGGTCACcatcattatattttttttccacATACTCGCCAACATGTTTTGCATCTTTCATCCATCGCTTCAACACCAAACGCTTCGGGACCTCCATCACATGCTCGTGCTTCATGACGAAGAACATATGCTTACATGGGTACCCGTGTGTGTCCCATAAGTAACAGTCACACTACAACCTTCCCATATTCTTGTCACATAAGACCACAATAGGCCGGCCGGGATGCCCAAATTCATTACTGTGTACACTTTAGTGGTAAGCGATCGTCGAACCCCTACAAAGTTAACAGAAGCAACAGCTTCGAGTTCCTTCTTCACATCATTGAAAACTGTTCGAGTATACACTCTAGCGGCAAACCGTTCCAAGGAGTCCAACGAGGTCGTCAACATGAGGTCACCATAGATCGACCTGAACTGAGATAGTAACTCGTTATTCCTAAACTCCCGAAGAAGAAGCTCAAGGTTTTGGACAAGTTCTAGCATTGTGTGCTTTGATTGAAGAAACTTCTTCACCATGCTGTAATGCCCTCACACCGCGATGTTGTCCGGAACCCGGCACAAAACTTATCCTACAAGTATGCGTTTGCCCACATATCCCTCTTCCCGTACACCTGGTTCCCCCACAAGGTGTCATTCAATCCATACTCTGCCAATGCTTCGGCCCACTCGGTCTCAAACTCATCAACCCCCATGTCTGCATACAGCCACCTGTTGAATAGCTGCCGTAAAGCCACGTCCTTGACGTTAGATATAATATTCTTCTCAATGTGCTATGCACAAACCCAATGGGTTGCATCCGGAAAAAACTTTTCGAACAGCCTCCCGGATTGAATCATCTCCGTCAGTCACAACAACCGATGGCACTTTGTTGCACATGACCTCCAAAAAATTCTCCATCAGCCATGTATATGATGCGATGCTCTCATCTAACACCAACCCAAACCCAAATATACAAGTTTGCTTGTGGTTATTACAACCAGAAAAAATAACCAGCGGCCTGTTATACTTGTTCTTCTTATATGTTGAGTCGAATGCAAGAACATCGCCGAAGTACTGGTAGTCAAGCCTGCTACCACCATCTGCCCAGAGTAAATTCGCTAGCATGTCATCCACGGTAACATTATACCACGCCATAGACATCGGGTCAGCATCAACTTTTTCCTCCAGGTACACTATAGCCGAGTTCACATCCCCGTCGGCGATTCTAGCACGCCTACTCCTGTCGACATAGTTATAGGCATCCTTGTTCAGGAAACCAACTAGAGAATACCCACCGGCCATGCCGGCCAGGTACTGCATCGTCTTCGAGGTCGAGATTCCACACCCTTGCATCCCATCTATTTGAGCTTTTGCCACTTCTGTCATGGACCGAAAATTTGGAATTAGGTGGACCATGCCAGGATGTGTGAGCGCATGGTTGTGCCTCGTGATAACCTTCTTCACCCTCCAGATGTTATTGCTCCTGTCAAGGTATATGCACATCCTCGCCTCACAGTTTGTCCTTGTCTCCGGCTTGTGAGGCCTCCTCCTATCCACCCGATTGTAATGTTTTCTATGTCTAAGCCATTCTCTATTGCAAAAAAATCTTCACCTAATTAGGTTCTCACCTCCATCCTCAAACATATCCCCTTACGAATTCCAAAACCCTGAAACCTCCCCAACTTCTGATAGaaatcatatgcatcttcttCCGTTCGAAGTACCTTTCTTAATATGTCGTCGTCGGTGAGAGAAGCAACATCGCCGTAATCAACACCATCGTCACTCCGTGTGTACAACACATCTTCCAAGTTGACTGTTGCCATCTACGTATTCATTGAGATCTCACATTATACAAACAACTTTCATGACTTAAGTTTGCACATTTTCAATAAACAATTGTAaccaatgttattttttattttactatcaTATGTACAAATCACTTATATTACAAAAGAATTtgtaaagaattaaaaaaataaagaaattcactATTTATATTGAATTAGCTAGAGGCAGATGCATGTTTACCAAAAGAAATAGGATTGTTTATGATTCCACTGGTAATTGAATATGTGCCTCCAAAGGAGAAGTTAAATTCGGGGAACTGTGATGAGCTCAAATCTAGTAGCATATAATACAATCCATAATTGAAGAGTTTAGCAATGAAAATATCCAAATATGCATTGAAAATGTACAAAATTTCAATAAACATTACTAAACAGATGCAAGAAAGAACAACCATCATTCAACAACAAACACTACAAAACAGCAAAAAGTAATCACACTATTACcaaattcaaaaagaatgaaaaccAGATAAACCCAATCATAAACACTATTATCGAATTAAATAAGAAGTCAACCAAAAATCACCTTGCAAATCCAATTAAAAATAGCTTCTCACTTTGTACCCTAAACACCAATTAAATCACATGaaccaaaatttaatttgagGGAAAACATGACAGTTCAATGCTTATGAGTTTAATGAGAAAAAAAACGGCAATAGCAGCAGAACAAATCAGTTATCATTTATCACAAATTTCAGATTCAAAACACAAATCAATAATCAAGTAATCAGAGATAttaaaaatcacaaatcactaCTTCCAGACTTCAGAgacattcaaattcaataatcCAAGTACTTCAGACACATTCAAATTCTGCCTAAAGCCTTCAACAATATACAAATTTCCACCATTAGCTAAGTTTCTACCATTAACAACCATACAGAGTAAATTTTGTCTAACAAAGTAAGTTTCCACCATTAGCAACCATACACACAAATTTCCACAGAGTAACAAAGCATTCAAAACCATACATCCAAATTGGCAAATACAAGATAGAATCAAACTTCAAACCGAGACCGAAGaccaaagaagaagaattgaagaaccaaACTTCAGAACCAACATGCAAAGCAAGACCGAAGCAGACTTGaagaaaaatagaacaaaaatttAAGAAGAAAACCAAACCCTCCGTGAAGATAAAGATGAGAAGCCACTAACCTGGGTCCGTGCCGAGAAGCCAGCGTAGATGAAGAGTCGAAGAGGATCTGCCGAGTTACTGGGTTAGGCGGTGACGCTGGAGAAGCTGGGTTAGGCGGCGACGATGGAAGAAGAAGCGGCGGTGCTGAGGACCTGCGACTGGCGGCGGCGCTGACGACCTGGGTTAGGCGGCAACAATGGAAGGGCTAGGCGGCTACGGATTCTTTCATTCTGCGTTCTCCAGtgcatgaatgaatgaatgattggggGAAGGGGGTTGGGTCACGAAGGGGGGGTTGGGAATGACTTGgatctgtttcttttttttttaacaaattaaaaaccgGCGTCGTTTTATCCGAACCGGCCAGTTACCGGTCCGGCCGAACCGCCCAGTTCGACGGTTTTCATCACCATGACTCTTACGCATCTTAAATTGTTCTTTGGTACTGGATCCGCATAATAACTTTCGCTTGGGCTACTCTCTCATTTAAACAAAGGCCAATACAAAACAATCATTCACTCAACAATAAGGCCCAACTTGCATAGCCCAACACTGCCGAAAAATTCTATTGGCCCACCAATTATGTTCTCCCAAAAAATTGTTTAACATCATCCTTCCATTACCAATGATACTTAGCAACTAATTCTTTGCACCCCTAcatgacctacatctgaaaagcCTCTCTTTTTCCATCTTGTATCAGGAGCACTGATTGTCCAAGTCTATCTAATACCACAGGTGTCGTCCAAGAGATGCATGCACATGGCATCCACACCTCTAGATATTTCCTTCAATCCATACTATAGCATTTGCCTTTCTTATTAACGTTGTTTATTTCTCTGTATTATTAGTGGTGATAAGTCTCAACTGCATTTTATTTTTTAGCTTTTCTTTAATTATGTTAATGTCTTATTAGActattattttatcataaataaaatcttatttttactaagaaaaattacaagaaaaacaaaatatcatAGGAAAGCTTCACCtaatttattacatttttatagtttaaaaatttatagttgaatatatatattaaataaaaaaatttaattttatctttattaactattttttatgatataaattataaaatattttagaagcAAATCATTTAGAAGTACTATATTTTTCTGAAAACAGCAATtaataaagatttaattaaaaatttgataaaattattttactaacaaagtaattaaaccaatAAAGAAAAGACAGTTGGGGGTTACATTATCCGTTTATGCAAAGACATTAAAGCACACCAAGCTTAAGGTCTTTGTAGTAAGTACTGATAATTCAAAGAGAAGCAGAGAGGAACAAGAAGTTGAAGGGCCCGAAACCCATCAGAGGGAGAAACACTGAATGAGTAAACGATGATGAAAGTTGGAGTCTTTTGTGGGCAATTGGGGTTTCTTGCCCCTTCAATTCCTACTCTTAACTCTACACATTCATATTTTTTGCGTATACATAAAAACCATGGTGCTTCTCCTCTAAAATTGGCCGCTTTCGCTCCAAATTATgcaactcatcatcatcatcatcatcatcatcatcatcgtgaCTGTACCTTCGTTGttgcttcttctgcttcttcatCTCCTTCCTTTGGCGGTTCAGGTGCTGAATATTCCGTTATTTTCTCGCCATCATCTTTTAATTTCCCTTCATCGAACTTCTATGTCCTATTTTGCATATTGCGTGTTTATTTTCTCCTTTCCTATTATTTGAGTAGAATTTTCAATGGTCAATTTTCAAATTCCTTCCCCTTCTTTACTTAAGCATTGGTTTGGTTCCCAGCATTAAGGGAAGACTTAGTTATCAGGATTATTTTGTTGTGGACAAATTATTATTTGTGATTGAGTTTGTGTTGAAGTGAATCACATGTCTTCAGAGCAGTTTTTGGATGTGGgagtgaagaagaaaaaggagggtATAGCTGGTCTAGATCAGGACGAACTAATGGACCCAAAGCTCTTAGCTGATAATGATAGTTGTTTTTGTCAGTTCCAAGGAGTTGAAATTCACCACAAGATACAGGATGCTGCTGAATCTCAATCTCAGAGTGCATTCCAGAATCATGGTGTTTCTCATCAAATCAAGAAGCCTGGTTTCCCCATGATTCTGTTGCACGGTTTCGGAGCCTCGGTTTTCTCTTGGAAACAAGTCATGAAGCCTTTGGCAGAGGTTACTGGTTCAAAAGTTCTTGCTTTTGATAGGCCAGCATTTGGATTGACATCAAGGGTGGATTTATCAAAACATCTTTCTTCAGGAAAAGGAGATGCAAAACCTCTAAATCCATACTCAATGGCATTCTCAGTGCTTGTTACGTTGTACTTTCTTGATATGTTGAACGCTGAGAAGGCAATTTTAGTAGGGTATGtgaatattcttttattttgtcaAGTTGCTTTGTTTTCTGATATATCAggttgatttcttccatttctttaACATCGAataatattcatgcattctaGCCAAATAAAATTCACATATATTTATTGTCAGGCACTCTGCTGGTTCACTTGTGGCAGTTAATACATATTTTGAAGCCCCCGAACGTGTTGCTGCTCTGATCCTTGTTGCTCCGGCAATTTTTGCACCACTTACTAAGCCCAAGATTGTTAAAGAAAATCCATCAAGACAAGATAACCAAATGAAAGAAGAGAGCAATGCTGTCAGTCAAAATCCAATTCTTGAGTTTTACAACATGTTGTTCAACTTTGCCAAGTTCATTGCAAATGCAATAGCAAAGATGATGAGAGGAATGATAAATATGCTTAACTCTCTGTATAGGAAATTTGTATCAGCTATCCTGCGTTCTTCTGTAGCTATAATGCTGGTAATAAACTTGTTTATGGCTAATTCAATGCCATCTTTGTTACATTTGTGCCATGCGACCCTTGCCGTTGCAATCCTTTGAAACAGACTCTAACAGTAATTTATCATTGTCACTGGTCTAATTGCCTATCAAATGGccttttccttttcatttcatgAATCTCAGGTAAGAATGGCAATTAATAAGTTTGGTACTTCTGCTGTTCGAAATGCATGGTATGATCCAAAGCAGGTCTCCGATGATGTCCTTAGTGGTTATACGAAGGTAATCTCACTGGGGATTTTCGTATTTCTTAATCTGCCATTGTTGTCTTTTCTTTTCCCCCTAACCTCAATAGTCGTGCTCATTTGGTTGCTGGCGATGAATGCAGCCATTGAGGATTAAGTATTGGGATaaggcactggttgaattcactgCAGCAATGCTTCTGGATGAGGAATCCAAGACAAAACCATCGCTTTCTCAAAGACTTAATGACATCTCATGTCCAGGTTAGGTCACTAGTCCTATTGTATTATTTCCACTTTCATTTGCCTAGTTTAGTCCTCAAAGGTAATATCTGGATCATGAAGTAGTTGACTTTGATAGAATATAGCTGTTATGTGCCAATCAATGTTGATAGAGATTTTCTGTAAACCAGGCAAATGAATTGGTACATATTTTATTTCTAGTTTGAATCATATGCCTACCCTGCTACATAGTTGACAAAACCATGAGTTGGATATTGAGAATATAACTGATGAATGAACTGTTTGGATGAGCAGTACTGATTGTCACCGGAGATACGGACCGGCTAGTTC is a window encoding:
- the LOC140183126 gene encoding protein FAR1-RELATED SEQUENCE 5-like: MATVNLEDVLYTRSDDGVDYGDVASLTDDDILRKVLRTEEDAYDFYQKLGRRRPHKPETRTNCEARMCIYLDRSNNIWRVKKVITRHNHALTHPGMVHLIPNFRSMTEVAKAQIDGMQGCGISTSKTMQYLAGMAGGYSLVGFLNKDAYNYVDRSRRARIADGDVNSAIVYLEEKVDADPMSMAWYNVTVDDMLANLLWADGGSRLDYQYFGDVLAFDSTYKKNKYNRPLHIEKNIISNVKDVALRQLFNRWLYADMGVDEFETEWAEALAEYGLNDTLWGNQVYGKRDMWANAYL
- the LOC112783955 gene encoding uncharacterized protein isoform X1 → MMKVGVFCGQLGFLAPSIPTLNSTHSYFLRIHKNHGASPLKLAAFAPNYATHHHHHHHHHHRDCTFVVASSASSSPSFGGSEQFLDVGVKKKKEGIAGLDQDELMDPKLLADNDSCFCQFQGVEIHHKIQDAAESQSQSAFQNHGVSHQIKKPGFPMILLHGFGASVFSWKQVMKPLAEVTGSKVLAFDRPAFGLTSRVDLSKHLSSGKGDAKPLNPYSMAFSVLVTLYFLDMLNAEKAILVGHSAGSLVAVNTYFEAPERVAALILVAPAIFAPLTKPKIVKENPSRQDNQMKEESNAVSQNPILEFYNMLFNFAKFIANAIAKMMRGMINMLNSLYRKFVSAILRSSVAIMLVRMAINKFGTSAVRNAWYDPKQVSDDVLSGYTKPLRIKYWDKALVEFTAAMLLDEESKTKPSLSQRLNDISCPVLIVTGDTDRLVPSWNAERLSRVIPGASFAIIKQCGHLPHEEKVEEFISIVENFLKRLVTDSNEQYLQTIT
- the LOC112783955 gene encoding uncharacterized protein isoform X3, coding for MQLIIIIIIIIIIVTVPSLLLLLLLHLLPLAVQFQGVEIHHKIQDAAESQSQSAFQNHGVSHQIKKPGFPMILLHGFGASVFSWKQVMKPLAEVTGSKVLAFDRPAFGLTSRVDLSKHLSSGKGDAKPLNPYSMAFSVLVTLYFLDMLNAEKAILVGHSAGSLVAVNTYFEAPERVAALILVAPAIFAPLTKPKIVKENPSRQDNQMKEESNAVSQNPILEFYNMLFNFAKFIANAIAKMMRGMINMLNSLYRKFVSAILRSSVAIMLVRMAINKFGTSAVRNAWYDPKQVSDDVLSGYTKPLRIKYWDKALVEFTAAMLLDEESKTKPSLSQRLNDISCPVLIVTGDTDRLVPSWNAERLSRVIPGASFAIIKQCGHLPHEEKVEEFISIVENFLKRLVTDSNEQYLQTIT
- the LOC112783955 gene encoding uncharacterized protein isoform X2 — protein: MQLIIIIIIIIIIVTVPSLLLLLLLHLLPLAVQFLDVGVKKKKEGIAGLDQDELMDPKLLADNDSCFCQFQGVEIHHKIQDAAESQSQSAFQNHGVSHQIKKPGFPMILLHGFGASVFSWKQVMKPLAEVTGSKVLAFDRPAFGLTSRVDLSKHLSSGKGDAKPLNPYSMAFSVLVTLYFLDMLNAEKAILVGHSAGSLVAVNTYFEAPERVAALILVAPAIFAPLTKPKIVKENPSRQDNQMKEESNAVSQNPILEFYNMLFNFAKFIANAIAKMMRGMINMLNSLYRKFVSAILRSSVAIMLVRMAINKFGTSAVRNAWYDPKQVSDDVLSGYTKPLRIKYWDKALVEFTAAMLLDEESKTKPSLSQRLNDISCPVLIVTGDTDRLVPSWNAERLSRVIPGASFAIIKQCGHLPHEEKVEEFISIVENFLKRLVTDSNEQYLQTIT